One genomic window of Sphingobacterium oryzagri includes the following:
- a CDS encoding GNAT family N-acetyltransferase, with amino-acid sequence MLEQNCLYPECDDKDLQSLHLYAQHEGKIVAYARLLPAGTSYDDLSIGRVVVHADFRKYGLGKLLMNRAIAYWETHAPGVAIRISGQLYLQRFYEGLGFQTVSEVYLEDDIPHIEMLRH; translated from the coding sequence ATGTTGGAACAAAATTGCCTCTACCCGGAATGCGACGATAAAGATCTCCAATCTTTGCACTTATATGCACAGCACGAGGGAAAGATCGTAGCTTATGCGCGACTCTTGCCGGCGGGCACTTCGTACGACGATTTGTCGATCGGGCGGGTTGTCGTCCATGCAGACTTCAGGAAATATGGACTTGGAAAACTACTGATGAACCGAGCCATTGCTTATTGGGAAACACATGCGCCAGGAGTGGCTATCCGTATCAGCGGACAACTTTATCTGCAACGTTTCTACGAAGGTTTAGGCTTTCAAACGGTGAGTGAGGTATATCTTGAAGATGATATCCCGCATATTGAAATGCTGAGGCATTAG
- a CDS encoding GNAT family N-acetyltransferase, with translation MQEIIAPVDRKLIKAELTKEAFVRYTNNGNNEVYLVNYHTAPHIMREIGRLRELTFRGAGGGTGLELDIDENDTCEHNYDQLIAWNPDDEEIIAGYRVIKCEDAVDKDGNVHLSTAHYFEFSDKFKEDYLPYTLELGRSWVQPRYQPAIDNRKGLFSLDNLWDGLGALVMINPDIKYLFGKVTMYPQYNAAARDLLIYFMECYFPDQDKLVLPTEKLNLGYKTDISAYKGIFDGLPYREGYKVLNTKIRELGENIPPLINTYMNLSPTMRTFGTALNDEFGEVEETGIMITLEDIYPAKKERHMVTFERDKHYGNKPQK, from the coding sequence ATGCAAGAAATTATTGCACCGGTAGATAGAAAGTTAATCAAGGCCGAACTTACCAAAGAGGCCTTTGTACGTTATACAAACAATGGAAATAATGAAGTTTACCTGGTAAACTATCATACAGCACCGCATATCATGCGAGAAATCGGTCGTCTGCGGGAACTCACTTTCCGTGGCGCTGGCGGCGGAACGGGTTTGGAGTTGGATATTGATGAAAACGATACCTGCGAACACAACTATGACCAGTTGATCGCCTGGAATCCGGACGATGAAGAGATCATTGCCGGCTATCGTGTAATCAAATGTGAAGATGCAGTAGATAAAGATGGAAATGTTCATTTATCTACAGCACACTATTTTGAGTTTTCAGACAAGTTTAAAGAGGATTATCTGCCTTACACGTTAGAGCTGGGGCGCTCATGGGTACAGCCTCGTTACCAGCCAGCTATAGACAACAGAAAAGGACTTTTCTCGCTCGATAATCTGTGGGATGGTTTAGGTGCGTTGGTAATGATCAATCCGGATATTAAATATCTGTTTGGTAAAGTGACCATGTATCCGCAGTATAATGCCGCGGCTCGCGATTTATTGATCTATTTCATGGAGTGCTACTTCCCGGATCAAGATAAGCTGGTGCTGCCAACTGAAAAATTGAACCTGGGGTATAAAACCGATATCAGTGCGTATAAAGGTATTTTCGATGGTCTTCCGTACAGAGAAGGATATAAGGTCTTGAATACCAAAATACGCGAACTTGGTGAGAACATTCCACCGTTGATCAATACATACATGAACTTGTCTCCAACGATGCGTACGTTCGGTACTGCGTTAAACGATGAGTTTGGTGAAGTGGAAGAAACGGGTATCATGATTACGCTGGAAGATATTTATCCGGCAAAAAAAGAGCGGCACATGGTTACCTTTGAGCGCGACAAGCATTACGGTAATAAACCGCAGAAATAA
- a CDS encoding 1-acyl-sn-glycerol-3-phosphate acyltransferase, with the protein MTEVENVKFIQVREVIHKKSPKLAKWIPKPLISYLERVIHEDEINYIMTKFHDQFGLDFVDDLIKELNVKVVLEGEENIPVDDSVIFASNHPLGGLDGIAIMHGIGRHRRDVKFLVNDILMNIRNLEPLFIPVNKVGNQAKTGIMAIDKAYASDNALLIFPAGLVSRKLQGKVADLEWKKSFISKAKKYKRDIVPVYIDGRNSNFFYNLARLRQKIGLKANLEMLYLPDEMFSQRNQTVTIRFGERIPYSHFDQRKSEREWANEIREVVYRMGDKK; encoded by the coding sequence ATGACTGAAGTAGAGAATGTCAAATTTATCCAGGTGCGCGAGGTCATTCACAAGAAGAGCCCAAAGTTAGCAAAATGGATCCCAAAGCCTTTAATCAGTTATTTAGAACGTGTAATCCATGAGGATGAAATAAACTATATCATGACAAAGTTTCATGATCAGTTTGGATTAGATTTCGTGGATGATCTCATTAAAGAATTGAATGTGAAAGTCGTGCTGGAAGGCGAGGAGAACATTCCTGTAGATGACAGTGTGATTTTTGCCTCCAACCATCCGCTGGGTGGGTTGGATGGTATTGCCATTATGCATGGTATTGGCCGCCACAGACGTGATGTCAAATTTTTGGTGAATGATATCCTGATGAATATTCGCAACTTGGAGCCTCTTTTTATTCCTGTAAATAAGGTGGGTAACCAAGCCAAAACTGGTATTATGGCGATCGATAAAGCTTATGCTTCTGACAATGCGCTGCTTATTTTTCCCGCTGGTTTGGTGTCCAGAAAGCTACAAGGAAAGGTGGCCGATTTGGAGTGGAAAAAAAGCTTTATCAGCAAGGCGAAGAAATACAAGCGCGATATCGTACCGGTTTATATCGATGGCAGAAATTCCAATTTTTTCTATAATTTAGCTAGACTAAGGCAGAAAATTGGATTAAAGGCAAATTTAGAGATGTTGTATTTGCCGGATGAAATGTTTTCGCAGCGCAATCAAACGGTGACTATCCGCTTCGGTGAACGTATTCCGTATTCGCATTTTGATCAACGTAAGAGTGAGCGGGAGTGGGCAAATGAAATTCGCGAGGTAGTTTATAGAATGGGGGACAAAAAATAG
- a CDS encoding isoprenyl transferase: protein MSFKEKINREKLPEHIAIIMDGNGRWAKGIGKLRIFGHQNGVSAVREAMEGSVAIGIKYLTLYAFSSENWNRPKLEVKALMELLVNTLAKETKTFMDNGIRLHTIGNLTDLPQNCQNRLADTIELTKDNDQCVLTLALSYGSRAELVDATKLIAQKVLDGTLNIADINEKTISKHLYTADLPDPDLMIRTSGEQRISNYLLYQMAYTEFCFLDKMWPEFTREDLYEVVYNYQHRERRFGKTSEQL, encoded by the coding sequence ATGAGTTTTAAAGAAAAGATAAATAGAGAGAAACTTCCGGAACATATCGCCATCATTATGGACGGAAATGGTCGCTGGGCAAAAGGAATAGGAAAACTCCGCATTTTTGGTCATCAAAATGGGGTTTCGGCTGTGCGCGAGGCGATGGAAGGCAGTGTAGCGATTGGCATTAAATACCTCACGCTCTATGCTTTTTCTTCTGAAAACTGGAATCGACCTAAGCTGGAGGTAAAAGCCTTGATGGAGCTATTGGTGAATACGCTGGCCAAAGAAACGAAAACGTTTATGGATAATGGTATCCGCCTCCATACGATCGGAAACCTGACTGATCTGCCGCAAAATTGCCAGAACAGACTCGCAGATACGATCGAACTGACAAAAGACAACGATCAATGTGTACTAACACTAGCCTTGAGTTATGGCTCACGGGCAGAACTCGTTGATGCCACCAAATTGATTGCGCAGAAAGTATTAGACGGCACATTGAACATCGCAGATATCAACGAGAAAACAATAAGCAAGCATCTCTACACAGCAGATTTACCGGATCCGGATCTGATGATCAGAACCAGCGGCGAACAGCGTATCAGCAACTACTTACTGTACCAAATGGCGTATACCGAGTTTTGCTTTTTGGACAAAATGTGGCCGGAATTTACGCGGGAAGATCTTTACGAGGTGGTGTACAATTACCAGCATCGCGAACGAAGATTTGGCAAAACAAGTGAACAATTGTAG
- a CDS encoding GatB/YqeY domain-containing protein, with amino-acid sequence MSLEQTINQDIKAAMIAKDNARLRGLRAVKAAILLAKTEKGHTEELTDDAEIKVLQKLVKQRKESGEIYKQQNREDLYAIEFEEQQVIEEYLPKQLDRDAVEAVIKDIIAKVGASSVKDMGKVMGAANQQLAGQADGRTISEVVKSLLS; translated from the coding sequence ATGTCATTAGAACAAACAATCAACCAAGATATCAAAGCGGCGATGATCGCTAAAGACAATGCTCGTCTACGTGGTTTACGTGCCGTTAAAGCAGCAATTTTACTAGCGAAAACCGAGAAAGGACATACCGAAGAACTTACAGATGATGCGGAGATCAAAGTATTGCAAAAACTCGTCAAACAGCGCAAAGAGTCGGGGGAAATTTACAAACAGCAAAACAGAGAAGATCTTTACGCTATCGAGTTTGAAGAGCAGCAGGTGATCGAAGAATATCTGCCAAAGCAATTAGATAGAGATGCTGTCGAAGCTGTAATCAAAGATATCATTGCAAAAGTAGGTGCCTCTTCGGTAAAAGATATGGGCAAGGTGATGGGGGCGGCAAATCAGCAACTTGCTGGGCAGGCTGATGGACGTACCATTTCTGAAGTTGTCAAATCACTCCTAAGCTAA
- a CDS encoding PorT: MSRLIVYVFLCYGFIATVNAQNKVSLPFSSFYDENAWLSMGLQYNYVNSTYRVGLKNDWAAMGNTSVPPNNDLYIGNFQAIETVVGHGMSVGLPIELRFTDNLSTTFTPTFIFINKSGISYQDTLQTSQPIVRNMRHAPATREGSNYNAFEFPLNIRFRSDEKVLKNKFNRYRGYMTAGFRYTRWIDIVGEYNSWMAAPADNRPQPLVMKPGYFSWEAGLGVEIFFPFFRMSPEIKFIQSFADVLDRSHPFAQDNAFMTPLDKTLIRNIQFSLIFQ, encoded by the coding sequence ATGAGCAGGCTGATTGTATATGTATTCCTTTGTTATGGTTTTATCGCTACGGTAAACGCCCAAAACAAGGTATCGCTGCCATTTTCATCTTTCTATGATGAAAATGCCTGGTTATCGATGGGTTTACAGTACAATTACGTCAATTCTACCTACCGCGTAGGCTTAAAGAATGATTGGGCTGCAATGGGCAACACGAGCGTACCGCCGAATAACGATCTTTATATCGGCAATTTCCAAGCGATAGAAACCGTCGTTGGTCATGGCATGTCTGTCGGATTACCAATAGAGCTTCGATTTACGGACAATTTATCGACGACGTTTACACCGACCTTTATTTTCATCAATAAATCGGGCATCAGCTATCAAGATACTTTGCAAACGAGCCAGCCCATCGTTCGCAACATGCGGCATGCGCCAGCAACGCGCGAGGGATCTAATTACAATGCGTTTGAGTTTCCGCTGAATATTCGCTTTCGATCGGATGAGAAAGTGTTAAAAAACAAATTTAATCGCTATCGCGGTTACATGACAGCCGGTTTTAGGTACACCCGATGGATCGATATCGTGGGTGAATATAATTCGTGGATGGCCGCCCCCGCAGACAATAGACCACAGCCCCTCGTGATGAAGCCCGGTTATTTTTCTTGGGAAGCTGGCCTTGGCGTAGAGATTTTCTTCCCCTTCTTCCGCATGTCTCCGGAAATTAAATTTATCCAGAGCTTTGCCGACGTGCTCGATAGAAGCCATCCTTTTGCGCAAGACAATGCGTTTATGACTCCTTTAGACAAAACATTGATTAGAAATATACAATTCAGTTTAATTTTTCAATAA
- a CDS encoding NAD kinase, translating to MQRKSIAIYGRAFNSSVVPYVEQLFSYLKEKDVLIYIHSEFYDFLRLQFDCPDDFLLYYSHSDLPTNILFLLSLGGDGSMLSAVSQVRDSGIPIAGINFGRLGFLASIHKSEIKKALDDIFDGKYTLQARDLLEVSGSDKKIFGQENFALNDITVFRHDTSSMITINAVLNGELLNSYWADGIIIATPTGSTAYSLSCGGPIIMPGSGNFVITPISPHNLNVRPIIISADSELELEIESRTEKYILSCDSKSETLETTTKLTIRRAPFRINLIRLDSDSFFSTLREKLLWGLDVRNY from the coding sequence ATGCAAAGAAAATCCATCGCGATATATGGAAGGGCTTTCAATTCGTCCGTAGTGCCATATGTCGAGCAGTTATTTTCCTACCTCAAAGAAAAGGATGTTTTAATCTACATTCATTCGGAATTTTATGACTTTTTACGCTTACAGTTTGATTGTCCGGACGATTTTCTGCTGTACTATAGCCATTCAGATCTCCCCACCAATATTCTCTTTTTGTTAAGCCTCGGCGGCGATGGCTCCATGCTTTCTGCGGTCTCTCAGGTACGTGATTCGGGCATTCCTATCGCCGGCATCAATTTCGGACGATTGGGCTTTCTGGCCTCCATACACAAAAGCGAGATTAAAAAAGCGTTGGACGATATCTTTGACGGTAAGTATACGCTGCAAGCGCGCGACCTGCTGGAAGTTAGCGGCAGTGACAAGAAAATATTTGGCCAAGAGAATTTTGCGCTCAATGATATTACCGTTTTTCGGCACGATACCTCATCCATGATCACGATCAATGCGGTATTAAATGGCGAGCTTCTTAATTCGTACTGGGCTGACGGCATCATCATTGCTACGCCCACCGGCTCGACGGCCTATTCGCTCAGTTGCGGCGGTCCGATCATTATGCCCGGAAGCGGCAATTTTGTGATCACGCCAATCTCTCCGCACAACCTCAACGTTCGCCCGATTATTATATCGGCAGATAGCGAGCTGGAGCTGGAGATCGAAAGCCGTACAGAAAAGTACATCCTGAGCTGCGACTCAAAGAGTGAAACGTTGGAAACCACGACAAAACTGACCATACGCCGGGCACCTTTCCGCATTAATTTAATACGGCTAGACAGCGATAGCTTCTTTAGCACCTTGCGCGAAAAACTATTGTGGGGCCTGGACGTACGCAATTATTAA
- the bamA gene encoding outer membrane protein assembly factor BamA: protein MKRILYLITFTLLFGGQQLFAQIRGNNPINLNDPDEITYLDPKNYVIGGVRVTGTEYLDSDVLVTISKLVVGQYIEVPSEATANVVKTLMGQNLFDDVQLYADRITGENIFLEIRVRERPRLTRIDINGLKKSETDEVRKRLNTNSGKIVNENLVKTTRATIQKFLREKSFLYPDIKIRTEKDTAQANNEIVIVDVEKNKKIRVHAVKFDGNEAFKDKQLRKYLKGVKPRRWYRVFGPGKFKEDKYKEAKENLVAKMQDKGYRDAQILSDSVVRYDNNEVDIYLNLHEGPRYYMGDIQWSGNSKFTDSILNIILGIEKGNVYSEEKLHTKLMGPSRNSDDISALYQNDGYLTFSVQPIIKRIYNDTVDVEIVLSEGKQFTINNVIVKGNDVTNDKVVLRSIYTKPGQKFSREMLMRSVREISQLGMFDEQKINPVPTNLNYEEGTTDLEYTVAEKPSDQVELSGGYGAGQVIGTLGLTFNNFSTSNLFNRESYRPLPRGDGQKLSIRGQTSGRRYQSYSFSFSEPWLGGKKPIYFGLSAYTSSSSVGGFNMFTGQQIVPDADLSRIWMTGVTGTLGKRLQWPDNYFQVNTSLSFQRYKLQNYGNYFLFSDGTAYNINLTQEISRNSIDAPIYPTSGSHIRLTVQLTPPYSMWNNIDYQNAPDNERYKWTEYHKWKFDSQWYTKIAGKLVLKTQAQFGYLGNYTDRTPTSTFERFKLGGDGMQGFDFLQGSEIIAMRGYSNGSIIPESTGIGNANIARNSGSPIYAKYQMELRHPVMLNEQATVFVLAFAEAGNTWNKFSEVNPLKMRRAAGVGARIFLPIFGMLGIDYGHAFDPIPGLSTNDWRQNFTFSILQNMGGF, encoded by the coding sequence ATGAAGCGCATACTATACTTAATTACATTTACCCTACTTTTTGGAGGACAGCAGTTATTCGCGCAGATTCGTGGAAACAACCCCATCAATCTGAACGATCCCGATGAAATAACCTATTTAGATCCAAAGAACTATGTCATCGGTGGCGTTCGTGTAACAGGTACGGAATACCTGGATAGCGATGTATTGGTTACGATCTCCAAACTGGTGGTAGGGCAATATATTGAGGTGCCTAGTGAGGCGACAGCAAATGTTGTTAAAACCTTAATGGGACAAAACCTTTTTGATGATGTCCAATTGTATGCCGATCGTATCACAGGCGAAAACATTTTCTTGGAAATTCGCGTCCGCGAGCGTCCACGGCTTACCCGTATCGATATTAATGGACTAAAGAAAAGTGAAACAGACGAAGTTCGCAAGCGCCTGAATACTAATTCTGGAAAGATTGTAAACGAGAATCTTGTCAAAACAACGCGTGCCACCATCCAAAAGTTTCTGCGGGAGAAATCTTTCCTCTATCCAGATATCAAGATTCGTACCGAAAAGGATACCGCACAAGCCAACAATGAAATTGTAATTGTTGATGTAGAAAAAAATAAAAAAATCAGGGTTCACGCCGTAAAGTTTGATGGCAATGAAGCATTTAAGGATAAGCAATTGCGCAAATACTTAAAAGGTGTGAAACCACGCCGTTGGTACCGTGTTTTTGGCCCGGGTAAATTTAAAGAAGACAAATACAAGGAGGCAAAGGAAAACTTAGTTGCCAAAATGCAAGATAAGGGTTATCGTGATGCACAAATTTTGTCAGATAGCGTAGTACGTTATGACAACAATGAAGTGGACATTTATCTTAACCTACACGAGGGACCGCGGTATTATATGGGTGATATCCAATGGTCGGGTAACTCGAAATTTACAGACTCGATCTTGAATATCATTTTAGGTATCGAAAAGGGTAATGTATACAGTGAAGAAAAATTACACACCAAGTTAATGGGACCTTCCCGTAACAGTGATGACATCAGTGCGCTGTATCAAAACGACGGTTACCTGACATTTAGCGTGCAGCCTATTATCAAACGGATTTACAACGATACTGTTGATGTAGAGATTGTATTAAGTGAAGGAAAGCAATTTACCATCAATAACGTTATTGTAAAAGGAAATGATGTTACGAACGATAAGGTGGTGCTGCGCTCTATCTATACCAAACCGGGTCAGAAGTTTTCGCGCGAGATGTTGATGCGCAGTGTTCGGGAAATTTCACAGTTAGGTATGTTTGATGAGCAAAAGATTAATCCTGTGCCGACAAACCTGAACTACGAAGAAGGAACCACCGATCTGGAATATACCGTGGCAGAAAAACCTTCCGATCAGGTGGAGCTATCCGGCGGTTACGGTGCCGGACAAGTGATCGGTACGCTGGGATTGACGTTCAATAACTTCTCGACGAGTAATCTTTTCAATAGAGAATCTTACAGACCATTGCCACGTGGTGATGGACAAAAGTTAAGTATCCGTGGACAAACATCAGGTAGACGTTACCAGTCTTATAGTTTCTCCTTCTCCGAACCTTGGTTAGGTGGTAAAAAACCTATTTACTTCGGATTAAGTGCTTACACATCCAGTTCGTCTGTTGGTGGATTCAATATGTTTACCGGTCAACAGATCGTTCCAGATGCCGATCTTAGCCGTATTTGGATGACCGGGGTTACGGGTACTTTGGGTAAGCGCCTGCAATGGCCAGACAATTACTTCCAGGTGAATACGTCTCTATCATTTCAACGTTATAAGTTGCAGAACTACGGAAACTACTTTTTGTTTTCCGATGGTACAGCATACAATATTAACTTGACGCAAGAAATCAGCCGGAACTCCATCGATGCACCTATTTACCCGACATCAGGTTCGCACATTCGCTTAACGGTGCAATTAACGCCGCCGTATTCGATGTGGAACAATATCGACTATCAAAATGCTCCAGACAACGAACGTTACAAATGGACGGAGTATCACAAATGGAAATTTGATAGTCAGTGGTATACTAAAATTGCCGGAAAATTGGTTTTAAAAACGCAAGCGCAGTTTGGTTACCTTGGAAATTATACGGATAGAACACCGACATCAACCTTCGAACGCTTTAAGCTTGGTGGTGATGGTATGCAGGGCTTTGACTTCTTGCAAGGTTCGGAAATCATCGCGATGCGCGGTTATTCAAACGGTTCCATTATTCCGGAATCTACCGGTATTGGTAATGCCAATATCGCAAGAAACTCAGGAAGCCCAATTTACGCGAAATACCAAATGGAGTTAAGACATCCGGTCATGTTGAATGAGCAAGCTACCGTGTTTGTATTAGCCTTTGCTGAAGCCGGAAATACCTGGAACAAATTTAGTGAGGTGAATCCATTAAAAATGCGTCGCGCAGCGGGTGTTGGTGCACGTATCTTCCTACCGATATTTGGTATGTTGGGTATTGACTACGGTCATGCCTTCGACCCTATTCCAGGTTTGAGCACGAACGACTGGAGACAGAACTTTACATTTAGTATTCTACAAAATATGGGCGGATTTTAG
- a CDS encoding DUF6089 family protein, with product MKNVIYILLATVLQAVTPVRAQQWEIGAIANGTAFMGDINPSNPFYFQSLGAGLHVVRNFNATWGIQAGYQFVHLHGSDLASNDPYLHARGQLFSNNVHELSFRANFNFFKFVAGRSLNRYTPYAFAGLAGIMHNPYVYSSNNTRHYLADLQLQEDNEIRKFALAIPFGVGFKYNIKGPWSVGAELGYRTVFNDNLDNIANNYPNRMQYPAAYAARYPEITREWWEAVAYPGTELAETYEGKARGNGRPNDGYLTAGVTVVFTFISKQCTW from the coding sequence TTGAAAAACGTTATCTATATCCTTCTTGCGACGGTCTTACAGGCAGTTACACCTGTGCGCGCCCAACAATGGGAAATAGGAGCCATTGCAAACGGAACAGCATTTATGGGTGATATCAATCCGAGCAATCCGTTTTACTTTCAAAGTCTTGGCGCCGGACTACATGTCGTGCGCAATTTTAACGCGACCTGGGGGATTCAGGCGGGATATCAATTCGTTCATCTTCATGGTTCTGATTTAGCCAGCAACGACCCCTATTTGCATGCGCGCGGGCAACTGTTTAGCAACAACGTGCATGAACTGTCGTTTCGGGCAAATTTTAACTTTTTTAAATTTGTTGCCGGGCGCTCATTAAATCGCTATACACCCTATGCTTTTGCGGGTTTGGCGGGCATCATGCACAATCCATATGTCTATTCCAGCAACAACACCCGCCATTATTTAGCAGATTTACAACTACAAGAAGATAATGAAATTCGTAAGTTTGCGCTGGCGATTCCGTTTGGAGTTGGTTTTAAATATAATATTAAAGGCCCTTGGTCTGTCGGTGCGGAGTTGGGCTACCGAACGGTTTTTAACGATAACCTCGATAACATAGCCAATAATTATCCCAACCGCATGCAATATCCTGCAGCATATGCAGCGCGTTATCCAGAAATAACTCGGGAATGGTGGGAAGCCGTGGCGTATCCCGGAACCGAATTGGCTGAAACGTACGAAGGCAAAGCGCGGGGCAACGGAAGACCGAACGATGGCTACCTTACCGCTGGTGTAACAGTCGTTTTTACCTTTATCAGCAAACAATGTACGTGGTAG
- a CDS encoding SDR family NAD(P)-dependent oxidoreductase: protein MMRTVLITGASSGIGEACATVLASEAKYRLLLCARRLQRLEQLKQTIQSSYPNCEIFCFELDVRDRDAVEHNLNNLPEAWRQIDVLINNAGLSQGLDPVHLGDTGDWDRMIDTNVKGLLYTSKYTVPLMANSTNAHIINIGSIAGKEVYPNGNVYCATKHAVDALTKAMRIDLLEQGIRVSSVDPGMVETEFSEVRFKGDKDRAKTVYTGLQPLSGTDIAEIIAFVLSRPAHVNINDLLVMPTAQATATIVKRDS, encoded by the coding sequence ATAATGAGAACAGTACTTATTACAGGCGCAAGTTCAGGAATTGGAGAAGCATGTGCAACCGTGCTGGCCAGCGAGGCGAAGTACAGACTTTTGCTTTGTGCACGCCGCTTGCAACGCCTCGAACAACTCAAGCAAACAATCCAAAGTAGTTATCCGAACTGCGAAATTTTTTGCTTTGAATTGGATGTTCGTGATCGCGATGCCGTAGAGCACAATCTCAACAATTTGCCCGAAGCTTGGCGTCAGATCGATGTGTTAATCAATAATGCCGGACTAAGCCAGGGTTTAGACCCCGTACATTTAGGTGATACGGGCGATTGGGATAGAATGATCGACACCAATGTCAAAGGCTTGTTGTATACCAGTAAATATACCGTACCGTTAATGGCCAACAGTACCAATGCGCACATCATCAACATAGGTTCCATCGCTGGGAAGGAAGTTTACCCAAATGGCAATGTGTATTGTGCAACCAAGCACGCCGTGGATGCATTGACGAAAGCGATGCGTATTGATTTGCTCGAACAGGGTATCCGTGTCAGTTCGGTAGATCCAGGCATGGTTGAAACTGAATTTTCGGAAGTACGTTTTAAAGGAGATAAAGATCGTGCAAAAACCGTGTATACGGGTTTGCAACCGCTCTCGGGAACCGACATTGCTGAAATCATCGCATTTGTTTTATCGCGACCTGCGCATGTAAACATCAATGATCTGCTGGTTATGCCGACAGCACAAGCGACAGCCACGATCGTCAAACGCGATAGCTAA
- a CDS encoding CBS domain-containing protein → MYLGEILSKHYFDVKPDDSIGFALDRMNEFHMTQLPVVSEHDFLGLLTEDQLLAADDETQSLHNLSVSLRFVYLYEYQHVYDALQYMSAHQLQLLPVVDKDNVYLGTLTQQEVLHALNDTLGNREPGAIIVLELGRNDVSFSHIAHLFESENVRILSTAVRDIPDTTKIEMTIKVDKQNISTLIASLWRFDYVVKATFNDGSPDSDIKERYDILMNYLNL, encoded by the coding sequence ATGTATTTAGGCGAAATTTTATCCAAACACTATTTCGACGTCAAACCAGACGACAGTATCGGGTTTGCCTTAGATAGAATGAACGAGTTCCACATGACACAGCTTCCGGTTGTGAGCGAACATGATTTTTTAGGATTGCTGACGGAAGACCAGTTGCTTGCCGCGGATGATGAAACGCAAAGCCTGCACAACCTTTCGGTATCGTTACGTTTTGTTTACCTCTACGAATATCAACACGTCTATGATGCGTTGCAATATATGAGTGCACACCAACTTCAACTTTTACCAGTCGTTGATAAAGACAATGTTTATTTAGGCACGCTCACGCAGCAGGAAGTACTCCATGCGCTCAATGATACCTTGGGCAATCGAGAGCCTGGTGCGATCATCGTACTGGAATTGGGAAGAAATGACGTTTCATTCTCACATATCGCGCATTTGTTTGAGTCCGAAAATGTGCGCATTTTAAGCACCGCCGTTAGGGATATTCCAGATACGACAAAAATCGAGATGACCATAAAGGTTGATAAACAGAATATTTCTACATTGATTGCCTCTCTTTGGCGCTTTGATTACGTGGTAAAAGCTACTTTTAATGATGGCAGTCCTGATTCGGATATCAAAGAGCGCTACGACATCTTGATGAATTATTTAAATTTATAA